Sequence from the Coturnix japonica isolate 7356 chromosome Z, Coturnix japonica 2.1, whole genome shotgun sequence genome:
GGTGAAAAATGAGAACTGGATCCCCAAGTATTAGCTATAATTTGACACAATACGTGTATTCCCTACCATACATCAAGATACACTCATAAATAATTCAGCTACACTTAAAGCAACATCTGGGCTTGCCAGCAGAGGTGATTAAAATCAAGAGAATTGCACAACAGTTCCTATGAATTCTGGtgaaatttagaaaaaatacaaaaaggcaATACTTCAATTAGGAAATGTTGAAGTAGTCACTAACTATTCAGAACATCGTTACTCTGATTCTGTAGCTGCTCTGGTCAAAGAAAGATTTTGGGCAAAGTATTCCCTCCACCCATATGGAATCTGAATAGttcatttctgtaattcttccaGGCACCTAGTATATTCTACGGGTAGTATAATCCAGTACCAGGCTAGCAGCTCCAAGAAGAGCAGGGTCTGCTAGATTTGAGACCACCACATCCACAGTTTTAACAGATGACAGAGCCTGTCGATGTATCACATCCTTGACAGCATTAATATAGTGGCTGGCTAGGACTCCGGAAAGGATCACAAGAGAGGGGTTCATGGTGTGCAGAATGTTCACAACTCCAAGTCCTAATGCTGTaccagctgaaaaaaataaagtgaaaagaaattacACGGAATActcaaagcagagcaaacacaATTTTTTGAAATAGATCTGATAGCAGAAAATAACTTAGTATTCAGAAGAGTGTTTTCTTCCACATGGCAATGAGTTTTGATTGTATGTTATCAGACTGTATTAGTCTGTCATTAACCTTTcctttaaggggaaaaaaaagtgcagtagTGCATCATTCAGTGATATGGATGTGAAAGACCAAGCTGTGTATTACCACACTTGTACTCcagaagaaaatagcaaagcattattttaacCTTTGGTTATCTTCTTACCTGTTCTGAGAATGCCCTCTGCCTTTGTGTTTCCAAGTTTAGCTGCTTGAATGAGATGTGCAGCACTAACAACCTCTTCGATCTTCATTGACATTCCTTCTACTAAAAGCAGATCCTCTGtttgaaggagagaagagaaagccaaGAAATAAGAATGGTGATGTGTTAAGAAATGGAATAAACAGGCAGTTAAGGTTTCTGCCATCTCTACTTACACTCTGAAGTCTGAAACGTGAGCTATCGGCCCTGCCCTGAATTTAGCAGTCACAGTTCAGGGAACTAGCAtcaaattcaaatgaaataattaactAATATGATCACCTGCACCAAACCTTCataaaatcaaaaataaatgttatcaACCTCAGTCAATAAACTGAGAAATATGGCTTGTGGCATACTGCCATATGTGACAAAGAATTGTATGGTACTAATACAAGCTGTTGCAGCTCCTCCACTGCCTATACACAAGACCTCCTAGCTAGCTGCCTGTATACCTGTTGTTGTCTCCTCCTGGTGGcagctctgttcttttttttcagcatctcctttgaatttttgtttttatttttattctttactaTACTGAAGTTTGGgaatcatttaaatattttcaaaaataaaacacatagCTACGTACCGTCATGCAGTTTCTTAGCTTCTCTCTGCAATGCTATTCCAGAGGCATATGCTTCTATGCATCCTTGGCTACCACACAGGCACTCTGGTCCATCTAAAGATACTACAATATGCCcaagctcagcagcacagaaagaactGCCATGGATCAGTTCATGCTGATGAATGATTCCACCTCCAATTCCTGCAAAGACAGGAAATCAGCCCATAGtaaaaaagccaaaatgcaGTCTTCAAAGTTCAGTTCAGTAGGACATTGAAACTGGCTGATTCtaaaacagatgggaaaaaagaaagggggaacCATGGTCTTCTGATTGGAGCCCATAAATGGCTCAGGTgtttatgcttttaaaactaGATGAGCCTCTGAGTGACAGTGCTGGCGTTTTGACTTCATATTTCACTGAACAATAATGCACTCACCTGTACCAGTGATGAGTGTTACGAaattttctattccttttccATGACcaaatttcctttctgctaGTGCAGCACAGTTTCCATCGTTGTCCACCCAGACTGGCAAGTGCAGAGCATCAGATATTGGGGTTCTGAGGTCTACAGAGCTCCATTCTTGAATGAGTTTTGTGGAGTGAAGTACAATTCCTTCTCGAGGGTTTACCCGTCCACCTGTGGAAATACCTAAGTATACAGGAGAGAAAACGCAAAACTAAGTCTATTTAAAACCACTAGTATAAGTTAGCTTTTCTCTATGCACTGAGAAGTGTTATTTCTCCTGTCAGTATTGAAGCACAGTGGTGAATATTCTATGTATTATTGGCAGTATTACTGCTGCTACTGACATGTGAAGAGAATTCACAGAACTAGATTGCTCTGAAGACAACACACTCAGTATCTCAGGACTAGCTAGAAGGGGAATGGTTCATGTTAGTCAACAGAGAGTTAGTCTTCCTACTTCAAGCAAGACTGCAGCAAATCTtaatatctgcatttctttttagtAATGCATGAAAGACAACAACATAGCAAACTGTGCAAAGTAAATCATTAAAACTCTGAACAGTTCAGTCTACTGAATGGAATCATGGCTAATAATTGTTACCATTAAACAGTTTTTCTCCAGCTGGAGAGGATTCCAAAGCTGATGGACTCTTTCAGGACCTCTGAGGAATAGGCCACTCTATTATAGAGATATTTAGTTCTAAACACCACAGTCTGGGTATTTTAGCCATAGCTCTTGTGTAGACATTATCTAATTCTGTAGTTTATCTCAAGATACTCAGGAAATCcttaccaaaagaaaaaattattcatgctaACTCAGCAAGAACTTATTAAAACATGCCTTTACTTTTACCATTACCTAAGATAAATAATCAGTACTACTAATAGTGGCTCTAGGATCACGTCTAGTTCTTCTATGTATTTGCAAGACAGAAGAGAATACCCTGAGTTTATGATTTTTAGCCTTAGGGAAATAATGATAATCTAGCAAATCAATTATTCACATAGAAATTACATGTCTTTCTCTAAAAGAAACCTTAATTTCAAGTAACATCCTGACTCAAACTATGAGACTGAATGAGGCAAGTATCagacaacaacagcaaaataaccTGGTACAAAATGTATCTTATTCTGTAGCaaaacttttccctttcttcaggAGCAACCAAACAGTAATGGTCAGTCACAAAGAAAGTGGGCTGACAAGTAAATAGGAATGTAATTCtggaataattaaataaatgaaagaacagtttttttcccccatataaGAACTCTGTATATTGGCTCCTGTAGCACATAAGctgcggatgccccatccctgggaaTGTTTGAGGCTAGGTTGGGGTAGTTTGGGCAACCCGAATGTGTGTAGAGTaaccctgctcatggcaggggcactggaactggatggtctttaagggtcccttacaaattaaaacattctatgattctactacAGTGtaagcaaaatggaaatgaatgaaaaggtTGCTTTTGTCTCTGTTAGCTGCAAAACTGATCTAAGATTGTAACCTTTTTACTCTGCCTAATGCAACTGAGAATTCTACAGCACAGCCAATCCTGGCCATAAAGAAAGGCTTACAGGATTCAATGGAAAATGAACGCAGTTGAAGTTGTTTCAGGAGCTGCTTCAATACAAAGATTCTGCAGGGAATTTCACAATCCATTTCTATATACTACAGACTTCATGCATGTTTAATTTAGAGAACCTTTCTGCCATTCAAATTTAGAATAACAGAGACAATGTAATACAGTACAGCAGATCACCTTCCTGGCTGTTACAGACAAGGGCAGCTTCAGTATTTATAGTCAGCTTCCCGttttcataaaattaattttttcagaTGCAGGTAGGAATGTAAGAGTTCAACACACAGGATCAGTGTGAAGGAAGTGCTTTATGTTAGTCAGTAGTGATTTCGTTACATATTGAAATTCTCagatgaaaagacaaaaaagtatttattaacTTACCTACTCCCAAAATTCTGCAGTTCAGATTTACTGCCTCTGATGCAGCTTCTACACACATCCTTAGAATCAAGCTTAGTCTGTCTTCATAAGTTTTAGGGTTGAGCTGGGTATACTTCTTAACTATTTCaccctggaaaataaaaaccataaGTCTTCTCCAGAGAAATTTGCTCTCTATtgaaatttctctttaatttcaaCACAGATCAACTTAAAAATtgacagtttttttctttttcttttttttaaaatacaatatataGCTTAAATGTTGGTCCTACAGAACTGACTGTCCTCTGATTGTCCCCAGCTCAGTTCTTAAGTAAGTGTTAAGAAAATTCATAATAATTGCTAAAAAGAGGACAGAATCCACAGCAATCCACACAGAATGAGGTGTTCCTAATCTGACCATGTGGAAATTTGATGTTGTTGCAGACACTGCTATTTTATGcagttgcattttgttgctataCCAGCCAGAGAGAAGTGCTTGGAATTTTAATGTACAACTTActatgctttcagaaataatccCTCTTCTAAGTGGTTATGACTCTGAGtcactggaaatatttctgGAGTACCATCTACTGCGACATCTGATGTATGTGGGAGGGAGGATGCAGAACCAAgggattatttttaaagcctgcaAGTCATGCAGtgctagtaaaaaaaaaaaaaattatgcataTCTGAATCTGTGGTACAAAAGAACTAACCTTAATGTAATGATAATATTGCAGGACAAGGCAACGAATATGCAGAAGATGAGATTTTGTTTAACAAGGCTGTTCTTTGTATTATATAATGAGTACTCTATAAAATATACCTAAGCGAACAGCCATGTATTTGCATAACTAAGAACAAAGGAATAACAAAGTCAGTCAGTCTATATGCAGCACATCTCACATGTTCTTGACAAAATAACTAAGAAAATGCCAGAATTTTGATCTTTTTGAACACTATATTTCACTCTACCAGCACCAGCGATGGTGTTTCCTGCTGTTGTTACTTTATATGATGCTCAGTTTACTCTTCTAGtttggggaggaaggagaaacagaggAAGTTATTTGTAAGACCAGGCTACAGCAGACCTCCAAAGACAGCAGCTTTCAAAAGGAGCACTTCCTGAGTTCTTGAAAACTACTATTTTCTTCACGAAAACCTCACCTTCATCTCTGCCACTTGCTGTTAAATGCTTAAAACTGTGGTGTAAATTTTATTATGAAGCTTCGATCATTTTGCTGTAATTTGCTAGCACTTTAACTTTCATAAATGCCACCCAAACTACACACTGCAGAACAGACAGCATTTTTTCCAATTCAGTTACCTTCATGTTTGTGTTGGCAGAAACCACGGTATTAGTTTGATTGCTAAGAAAAATTACACTTGataaagttttctttcagaCCTTAGCTGCCACACGCACACTTTCAAGTGAATACAAACATTCTGAACCATAACAGTCAACTTAGGCAGCTCTTCCTATGTCTGCAGGGAGGATATTTTGTCCTCCCATCTAATTATGTCTATCTGATTTAGTTATCTGAAAGAACCCAGTGCAAAAGGAGCAGTATTCCAACACTACTGAGAATAAAAGCCAAAAGCTTCCTCACACAACTAATCAAATCCTTAAAGTGCTGCAGaattcagaatttttattttttattcttttgctttccaaagcGGAAAAACTGATGTTTAAGTGAGTTAAATTCTTCAGTCTTAACTGTATTCTCATCATCACCTGGGTAATaattatttcaagtattttaacaCGATACCTAAATAATACTTACGTCATTATTACCCCTACCTTGAAGCTCACAAGTTCAAGTAGATATTCTGTAATTCAGGGAAATCAGCTGATGATCATGGGGGTGTATTTACTTGTTTCTGTAAAGGACACCTTTGCAAGTGATCCGACACCAGGCTGATACTGATGCCATTTTGGTAGCTTCACTTATTCCTTTTAggacttcagttttcattaccTTTCACCAACTATGTTACTAAGTCAGTTGGCGAGCACTCATGACATGCTGTCTGTAAGAAGCAAAGCTATGCACACAGTGCATCCTTATCTGTTCCATGGCACAGGCAAAGAAAAGGCTCTCACTGTACCACATTACCAGACAAATGGGTAGGTGAAGTTCTAAGCATTAACTCTCCATACACACTCTAACAGCTGTAATTTCAAGCCTATTTCAGAAGAAGTTCCTACTATTTCTGTGATGAAGATATCATACTATCCCAAACTACCTATTCCAGCTTTTGAATTTACAACTAAGTCAGATAGTAAAAAATCCTTTAGAATAATTTTCTACTCTGTAGTTTTAATCCATTGCTACTGCTTCATATAAATGCTGAActgatttttctccttgcagaagAGGCTTCTACATAACTTTTTTTTACCGCCAGTTTTTCTTCCCCATACTAAACAATTGCAGCTTGTTCAACTCCTCCCTGTTTTCCAGGCTTGTAattagtcttttatttttcacctgaTTCTCTACAAGTGGTCAACATCTCAGTGGTGTTACATCTTACAccaaatgcttttccatttacGGTTTGGTGCCATTACTGATCATGCTGCTGTGTAGGAAGATAGTAAGATTTTTGATTActaccttttcttctccagatagaagaaatgcaaaactcTGTATCTTGTGACCTCCCACTACCTCCTCTGAGCAGACTGCTTTTATACATACTGGCTGTTACTAAAAATGGTTCTCTGCATCTGTCACAGAGCTGTGTAAGtaaacagaaaaggaatgagaCAGGGTATGGAACCTTTCCCTCTTGGTTGATAAATGAAAAGCTGCACGGTGAGTTCAGGCAGCTTCTACAGGAAACCACCACATCAGAAACTTGCCCTGTACTTCTAAGACTGTATGACTTCGTTCAGATGGTAGACAACTAGGAccatgctgtttctttcctcaaGTCTTCTGCATCCAAACCTATATCCATCGTAGGAAAAGAACCATAAAGCCCTCAGAAGTCTGCAGACTAGTAAGAAGGATAATATTTACCTTCATGCTGACAATTGCTACTCGGAGATTTGTTCCACCTAGGTCCACAGCCAAAGCACTCTGCGTTTCTAGGATGTGGTCTATATCTTGAGAGATATTATCTTTGACgggaggaaaacagaatttcttctgcagtggCTCTTTGAGATCAATAGATTTAAGGAACTTCAAAATCCTTGGAACAGCATTACCATCACCGTATATTTTTgagctaagaaaaagaaaaataaataaatcaatttaaatGGAAGTAACACTGCAATCTGCAAAtctttttaaatgacagaagGCTGTAATATTGTATCATTACAAAATTCTGATATCGCTATTATGAGAGTGCTACACATTGGACTAGTATATTGTGGGATACAGTAGACAGAGTACAGTAGCTTGAAGATCACACACAACAGATTGTGCAAGCCTGACATTAGCTTCATTTAGGAATATGGAACATAggatggaaaaaatggaaagcttttaaatagaaacaaacaaaaaataaataagagttCAAAATTAAAGGCCCCTCAAAATAACAATCTAAAATCACAGATATTACGAATTAAGCTTCCGAACATGCTACACACACAGTCAATATATGCTTATCACAGAAACGATAAGTAGTAACAGTAATAAATGgtatgttcacagaatcatcggggttggaagggacttcagaGGATTATCTAGTCCAGCCCCTGGTaaaacaggttccctacagtaggtccCACAGGAGAATATCCAGATGGGTTTTGAATGTCTCTggagaaggagattccacaactTCTCCGGGCAACATACTCCACTGCTCTGTCACCTCCACAGTAAATAAGTTCTTCCCTGTGTTtgtacagaacttcctgtgttgcAGTTTTTGTCtgctgcctcttgtcctgtcactgggcactaCAGAAATAATCTGGCCACATCCATTTGACTCccacacttcagatatttataaacagtgacaagatcccctctcagtcttcttttcttcaggctgaagagTCTGAGATCTCTCAGTGTTTCCttatatgggagatgctccaggcccctcatcatctttgtgggGTCCTCTGATGGAGTCTCTTCTCCCCGTTCATTCATGTAGGTCTCCTGCCACCTTTGCAAAATTTCTTACTCTTAGGGATGCACTGATCTTGAGCTTAGAAGTGGTACTTGAATGTTAGCCAGCTCTCTTGGGCCTCCTTACCTTCCAATGCTCTAATCCATGGGATACCTCCAAGTAGGTCCTTGAAATGGTCAAAGTTGgctctcctgaagttcagaGTGGCCATCCTATTTAGtgcctttcttcttccacacaAGGTCCTGAACTTCCCTATCTCATGATCACTGCATCCCAGACTGCTCCCAACCTTCACATCCCCAACCAGCCCTTCCTTGTTAGTAAGAACAAggtccagcagcacagctctctggcTCCTCCACAATCTGCCACAAAAAGTTACCTTCACCTCATTGCAGAAACCTCCTGGACTGTGTGTTCCTGACAGTATTGCTTTTCCTGCAACTATCAGGGTGCTCAAAGTCTCCCATTAGAAACAGCACCTGTGACTGTGAGACTACtttcagctgtctgcagaaggcctcatcaacttcctcctcctgatcaggCAGCCTGTAGTAAACACCCACAATGGTGTCACCCATATTAACTCATGCTTTACTtctcacccacaagctctccACTCATTCATCATTCATCCCAAAGTGGAGCTCAAcgcatttcagtttttctttcacagaaagagCAACTCCAGCAGCTCACCTTACTGGCCTGTCTTTCCTAGAAAGGACATATCCATCCACGACAGCATTCTAGTCATGTGAGATGTCCCACCATGTCTCTATGGTAGCAATGAAATCATGGCCCTGTGACTGCACATAAGTCTCTGTCTCCTCCTGTTTATTCCCCATGCTGTATGCACTGGTATACAggcacttcagagaagaaaagggagcagAGGATGCAGGTTTCCCTAGAGGGATGCAAGAGGATCCCCTGTAGCTATAAACAGCTGAGAGGCAGCTGGCTTTGTGGCTCCTGTCATGACACACAGCTAAAAAACATCTGCCACTATTCTGGTTGGCCTGATTCATCCCCCAGTTGATTGCAGTGGAATTTTATAGTCTCCTTTGGTTCTGCCCATGTTCTGCTTTACTGTATCCTCCATGCCCACATGAATGAGCAAAATGGGATTTGAAGTCTGTGCTCTTGACAATCTGTGGTACCCTCTCAGCAATATCCTGGATCTTGGCTCCTGGGCAGACCTCTCAAGACTCCCATTCACGTCAATTTGCTACAGATAAGTCTCATTTCTAAATATCTCTATACATAATATTATCAGACATTTAGTACTCCATTGTTTAGTTTTATTATTATACTGAAGTCTTTAACAAATATACTCTTGAGTCTTGTCCTTAATTAAACATATGTAATATCCTATAGTTTTTAAGAGCTCAGATGTCTTATAACTGAGGGTCAGTACTGGAAGTATGAAGAGCAGTGAATATATCCAGCAGCCTTTCTGAGAGCTTGCACTCATGGTTCTC
This genomic interval carries:
- the GNE gene encoding bifunctional UDP-N-acetylglucosamine 2-epimerase/N-acetylmannosamine kinase isoform X3; the encoded protein is MEKNGNNRKLRVCVATCNRADYSKLAPIMFGIKAEPQFFELDVVVLGSHLIDDYGNTYRMIEQDDFDIHTRLHTIVRGEDEAAMVESVGLALVKLPDVLNRLKPDIMIVHGDRFDALALATSAALMNIRILHIEGGEVSGTIDDSIRHAITKLAHYHVCCTRSAEQHLIAMCEDHDRILLAGCPSYDKLLSAKNKDYMSVIRMWLGEDVKPRDYIVALQHPVTTDIKHSIKMFELTLDALISFNKRTLVLFPNVDAGSKEMVRVMRKKGIEHHPNFRAVKHVPFDQFIQLVAHAGCMIGNSSCGVREVGAFGTPVINLGTRQTGRETGENVLHVRDADTQDKILHALQLQFGKQYPCSKIYGDGNAVPRILKFLKSIDLKEPLQKKFCFPPVKDNISQDIDHILETQSALAVDLGGTNLRVAIVSMKGEIVKKYTQLNPKTYEDRLSLILRMCVEAASEAVNLNCRILGVGISTGGRVNPREGIVLHSTKLIQEWSSVDLRTPISDALHLPVWVDNDGNCAALAERKFGHGKGIENFVTLITGTGIGGGIIHQHELIHGSSFCAAELGHIVVSLDGPECLCGSQGCIEAYASGIALQREAKKLHDEDLLLVEGMSMKIEEVVSAAHLIQAAKLGNTKAEGILRTAGTALGLGVVNILHTMNPSLVILSGVLASHYINAVKDVIHRQALSSVKTVDVVVSNLADPALLGAASLVLDYTTRRIY